CGCCGAGTTGTAACAGCAACAGGATGCCGAGCACCATCGGGATGATCGACAGTAAAATTGCGACGATGATACTCGGTCCGGCAACGACTGCCATCTGGGTCGGCACGATGAAAATACTCATTCCCACCGCCGTCCCGATCAGCAGTGCAACCGCGGCAATCGGTCCGATCTTCTCGTTGATTAGTTTGAATTCGTCTCCCGACATCGATAGTCTGTCAGAGTATGACACCCAGGGGCTCTTTAAAATACTCATTCTTGGAGAAACACGCTTACCGTTTTTATCCAAACAGCCGCTCGAACGAATCGGTGTTATCTCGTGCGGCGTTGATGACTATTTGCGTTCGAAAAGTATCTGAGGATAGAGAGGAAGCCGGAAGGCGTTGTCCCAGTCGCCGTCTACTGGGATCGTCGGCGGTACCAGCCCGTCCAAAGTCAACCAGCTTGACTCTCCACACCGTCTCTTCATCCACAACTGGGCCTCGAGGAGCCGTTCGGCTGACCGGTTCACGTAGGTTTTTGTAGACGTATCATGTCAGCAACTCTCATGGGAAATGATGTAGCGACGGCGATGTATCGAAACAGAACCGACGCCGTCACGACCGACCGAGGCGACGGACAGGCGGTCGTCTTCGCTCACGGAACGCTGATGGATCGAACGATGTTCCGGCCGCAACTCGAGGCGATCGCTCCCGACTACCGGGCGGTCGCCTACGATTTACGCGCACGGACGGATCAGTACGCGCCGGGATACGATCTCGACGATCTGGTCGCGGACTGTGACGCCCTGCTCGATGGGATCGGCGAGGAGAGTGCCGTCATCGGCGGGATGTCGATGGGCGGATTCATGGCGCTACGGTTTGCGCTTGCCTATCCCGAGCGAGTCGACGGGCTGATCCTGATCGACTCGATGGCATCACCGCACGAGGCCGCAGAACAGGAGACGTACGGCCAACTCGTCGAACCCCTCGAAGGGTCGACCGATCCGACCCCGCGGTCGCTGGCGGAGGGCGTCACCGGCTACCTCTTCGGCGAGACGACCCGCGAGGAAAACCCCGAACTCGTCGAAGAGTGGGTCGATCGCTGGGCGACCTATCCCGGCGCGGCGGTCTACAACGAACTCCACTCCTGGCTCGAGCGGCCCGACGTCACCGAACGACTCTCCGAGGTCGACGTGCCCGTCCTCATCGTCCACGGCGAAGAGGATCCCTCGATCGACCCCTCGCGAGCGGAACCGATGCTCGAGGAACTCCCCGACGCCCGCATGGAGCGGATTCCGGCGGCCGGTCACACCTCGAACCTCGAGTGCCCCGAGCCGGTCAACGAAGCGATTCGATCGTTCCTCGACGAGCGATTCTGACGGCGGAAGTATACACTCATGTGCATATTTCCGGTATTTCGATACTGATTCTGCGCACGAACCCGAGGGTTGATTAGCCTCGCGGACGCCCACTCGAACAATGACGGAGATCATCGACGGCAACGCCGTCGCGAGCCAGATTCGTGACGATCTGACGGACGCGATCGAGACGCTCGCCGACGCAGGGGCACGACCGGGACTGGCGACCGTCCTGATGGGTGACGACCCGGCCAGTCAGACCTACGTGAACATGAAACAGCGCGACTGCGAGGAGGTCGGCATCGAGAGCATTCACGTCGATGTCGACGGGGACGCCCCGCCCGAAGAGCTGTACGAGACGATCGCCGATCTCAACGACGATCCGGAGGTCCACGGCTACATCGTCCAGGCACCCGTTCCAGATCACGTCGACTACCGCGAGGTCATCCGCCGCGTCGATCCCGCGAAGGACGTCGACGGCTTCCACCCCGAAAACGTCGGCCGCGTCGTCGCCGGCGACGCTCGGTTCCGACCCTGTACGCCCCACGGCGTCCAGAAGTTACTCGAGAGCGCCGGCGTCGGAACCGAAGGAAAGGACGTAACGATCGTCGGCCGCTCGGATATCGTCGGCAAACCCCTGGCCAACCTGTTGATCCAGAAAGCCGACGACGGCAACGCGACGGTGACGGTCTGTCACTCCCGGACCGAGAACCTCGCCGAAAAGACCCGGAGCGCGGACATCGTTGTCGCCGCCGCCGGGGTTCCCGAACTGATCGACGGCTCGATGATCGGCGAGGGAAGCGTCGTGATCGACGTGGGTGTCAATCGCGTCGATGCCGACACCGAGAAGGGCTACGAACTCGTCGGCGACGTCGAGTTCGAGAGCGCGAACGAACAGGCCAGCGCGATCACGCCGGTTCCCGGCGGCGTCGGTCCCATGACGCGCGCGATGTTATTGTATAACACGGTCAAGGCCGCGAGCATGCAGGCGGACGTCGACGTCAAGTTGCCCTGAGACGCGGTCAATTCGACTCGGTTTCTCTTACCCGCTTCGAGTTCGTCGCATTCCGGATTCGATCGCTTGCCGGAGTTCGTGTGGCTGTTCCGATCCGAGAAAGATCGCCGGGCCGTTCGTCCGGTGTATTTCGACGCCGTCGCTCGCGTTCGGGCGATATTCCCAGCCCCACCGCGTCCGCCGGAGCCCGTACTGATAGGCGCGACGCTCGCTCCGCCGGACGGCTTCGATCTCCTCGAACGAAATGTAGCGTTCCGACCAGTGGAACGGGGTAAACCGAAAGTACACACCGTCGTCGCGGACCGTCGTTCGGAGCGTCGATCGAAGAATCAGCGGAATCGGCCCCATGACGGCCACGACGACGAGCCCAGCCGCCCGAAGCGTTGGCCCCCCGGTCTCGAGGACCGCGACGAGGGCGACCACGAGCGCCGGTATCGAGAGCGCGACCAGCGCCGGACCGAGCCAGGAGGGGAGCGACTGGTGTTCTTCGAACGTCGGGTCCGTCCCGGTCGGTCCGCGCTCGATCGCCACGCCGATCAGCTACTCCCGTCGAACTCGAGTCCCTCCAGTCGGTCCTGTGCCTGCGAGAACGCCACCTCGTCGCCGCGCAGCCCGTTCGCGAGGTCGCGGGTCGCCTCGATCAGGCGGTCGGCCGTCCGGGGGTCGACGTCGCCCTCGAGCATCCGAATGCGGGTGACGTGTTCGCCGAGGGTCTCGAGAGCGCTGCGCTCGGCGGTCGTCAACTCACGGTCTTCCACCCAGGTTCTGACATCGCGGCGGTACTTGCGGACGGCGTTCGCGTACGCGAGGCCGCGGGCAGCGCGAAGGGAGGGTGGAACCTCCGCGGCGGGCGGGCGCTCGCCAACGTCGGATTGAGGCTCCGACGAGGATCGTTTCGCGTCACTCGACTCACCATCGTCGGCGTCGCGAAGCAGGGAAAGGAAGTAGAGCTCTTCGCGTTCCTCGAGACGCATATCTCGGGCCACGATGTCGGAGACGTGGAGCAGTTCGCTGGCAGCTAGGTAGCTGTCGTCGAGGTCCCGGAGGTCGCCGGCGCTGATGAATCCGCGACGGCGGATGTACTCGCGACACGCCTCGCGGGCGCGATCCGCGAGATCGTCGTTCGAGACCTCGTCGATGGCGTTACGAACCGCCGTGAGGTCGAACACCACTGGCATATCGGTGTGTTCGGTTCGGTCGTCGACGCCGACGCTGCGAAGGTTCCCACAGGCTGGACAGCCGACGCTGCCCGTCTCGTAGTACGACCAGCGGGTCCCACACTCCGTACACTCTCGCTCACCCCGTATTTTCATGCGTGACCGTACGGACAGGACACCAAAAACCACACCGGAGTCGAGCGCTTGGACTTGCAGCGCTCTGGCCTGCGCCCGTCGGCTCGAGTTGAGCACCGCTTTCGACGGGACTACCGCCCCCTGATGAACAATCCGGCCGCGGAGATGCCGCCGACCCCGATCGTGAGCCAGTACGTACTGAGCCGATAGATGAGTGCGACGGTCAGGGCAGCGGCTGGCTCGAGCGACCCGAGTGTGGTGAGTCCGGCCGTCACGATCGCCTCGACACCGCCGGTCCCGCCGGGAGAGGGGACGACTGATCCGAGTTTTCCGAGCGCGACGACGATAGCGACGACGGGAAGCGTGAGGTGATAGCCCAGTGCGATCGCGCCGATATACACCGGGAGCATCAGGAATGCCATGCCGAGGTGGGCGTAGACGGACGCGATTACGAGGGTCCGTTTGTCCGCGGTTATCGTCTCGACCGTCGTATAGAACCCGTCCAGTCGCGACCGAACGGCACCGTCAGAGAGCTGTTGATCGAACCGGTCGGTAAATCGACCGACGATGCGACGACCGACTCCGGCGATCCCGAGGACGAGCCTGTAGACGACGATCGGTCGACGGACGCCGACGAATACGAGTGACGCGACGACGACGAACAGAACAGCGAACGCGGTGAGCTGGGTGCTCATTCCGGTTCCGATTGCGCCACCGGCGGCGATCATCCCGAGGGCCAGAAAGCCGAACGTGTAGTAGGGGACGTAGTTCAGCAGATCGGCGGAGATGATACTCGCGAGTCCGTCCTCGTAGGCCATCTCACCGTCGCGCGAGACCAGATAAGCGACGAACGGCTCCGTCGCGAGCTGGCCGTACGGCGTCGCGTACTTGACGAACATCGCCGTCAGAAAGATGCCGGCGATTCGACTGCGGGGCATCGTATCGTCCACCAGAGAAATAAATCGCTCCCAGACCAGCCCGCGAAAGGTCAGTGCGAGCAGTCCGGAGAGAAGCCCCAGACCCAACAATCGAAAGTTGGCCTTCGACAGTTCCGCGACGATGTCCTGACTACCGACGGCGCGAACGAGGAGGGCGAGGAGGGCGACGGCGAACACGAAACCGAGGGCGATCCGACGCTTCACGACGTGAACATTGCACTGACCCTACAACTATGTTATGAATGCGTCGGCGGTCGTACTCTACGGCGCTAACCGATACTCAATCGATAGACGGCTTCGACATCGATCCACGAACGGAGGCCTCGCGAACGTCGTCTCCTGACTGACGATTTCACCGGTCCAGCGGGAGTTACCCGCCGAACGATTCTCGCCCGATGACGGTCACGCGTTCTGTGGTTACGTTCAACACGTCATTAACGGGCGGCAGTTGCAGGCCGCACTGAAACCAACGGAAAGGTCCTATCCAGAGATATGTCCGATTCAGAACTGAACCGACGCAAGTTCGTTGCCGCAGCAGGTACCGCAAGTGCACTCGTCCTCGCTGGCTGTGCCGATGAGGGCCCCGGTGACGAAGAGGAAGAAGAAGATCCGGAGATGGACGACGACGAGCCTGAGGAGGAAGAGCCGGAAGAAGAAGAAGAAGACGATCCAATGGAGGATGACGAAGAGGAAGAAGAGGACGACGCCGAGACCTATACGTTGACAGTCACCGTCGAAGATGAAGACGGCGAGCCCGCCGAAGGCGCGACCGTCGAACTCGACGAGGCCGACGACGACCTCCTCGACGACGATGACGAGGACGACGAAGAAGACGACGACCTGATGGACGACGACGAGGACGAAGACGACGAAGAGGAAGCCGAAACTGACGCGTCCATTCAGGACGACGACGACGAGGAAGATGACGATCTGATGGACGACGACGAAGACGAGGAGGACGATGACGACGAGGAAGACGACGACCTGATGGACGACGACGAAGAACACGACTTCCCGCTCGAGGAGGAGACCGACGAGGACGGGGAAGTCGAGTTCGAAGATCTCGAGGACGGCGAGTACACGGTCACCGCCGAACACGACGGCGAGGAAGCCGAGGACGACGTCGAGATCGACGGCGACGACGAGGAACTGACGCTGACGCTCGGCGAGGAAGCCGAGGACGACGACGACGATGACGAGGATGACGACGATCTGATGGACGACGACGACGATGACGAGGACGACGACGAAGACGACGGACTCTGATCGGGAGAGCTGTCGACACTCGAGCGCACGTCGCGGAACCGCACGAATTCGGGCAGCCGATTGACTGACCGGCTGCCGTGTCTCATCGATTTTTTCGCACGATCGATCGGCCAGCGGCTGCTGTCTGAATAGCTCCTCGGAACAGACTGTTTCGGGGTCGGAACGGAAGTGGTTCCCGTGACGTTCGAGGCATCGATCGTGAGCCACCCTGCGTCGAACAGTTCTTGTGAACTGTTTGCACAACTGTTGTTGGATCGAAACCGGCGGCTTCAGGGTGAAAGCGACGGGAACAGTCTCGAGGAACGATCCT
Above is a window of Natronorubrum tibetense GA33 DNA encoding:
- a CDS encoding alpha/beta fold hydrolase; translated protein: MGNDVATAMYRNRTDAVTTDRGDGQAVVFAHGTLMDRTMFRPQLEAIAPDYRAVAYDLRARTDQYAPGYDLDDLVADCDALLDGIGEESAVIGGMSMGGFMALRFALAYPERVDGLILIDSMASPHEAAEQETYGQLVEPLEGSTDPTPRSLAEGVTGYLFGETTREENPELVEEWVDRWATYPGAAVYNELHSWLERPDVTERLSEVDVPVLIVHGEEDPSIDPSRAEPMLEELPDARMERIPAAGHTSNLECPEPVNEAIRSFLDERF
- a CDS encoding bifunctional methylenetetrahydrofolate dehydrogenase/methenyltetrahydrofolate cyclohydrolase codes for the protein MTEIIDGNAVASQIRDDLTDAIETLADAGARPGLATVLMGDDPASQTYVNMKQRDCEEVGIESIHVDVDGDAPPEELYETIADLNDDPEVHGYIVQAPVPDHVDYREVIRRVDPAKDVDGFHPENVGRVVAGDARFRPCTPHGVQKLLESAGVGTEGKDVTIVGRSDIVGKPLANLLIQKADDGNATVTVCHSRTENLAEKTRSADIVVAAAGVPELIDGSMIGEGSVVIDVGVNRVDADTEKGYELVGDVEFESANEQASAITPVPGGVGPMTRAMLLYNTVKAASMQADVDVKLP
- a CDS encoding DUF7117 family protein, with amino-acid sequence MKIRGERECTECGTRWSYYETGSVGCPACGNLRSVGVDDRTEHTDMPVVFDLTAVRNAIDEVSNDDLADRAREACREYIRRRGFISAGDLRDLDDSYLAASELLHVSDIVARDMRLEEREELYFLSLLRDADDGESSDAKRSSSEPQSDVGERPPAAEVPPSLRAARGLAYANAVRKYRRDVRTWVEDRELTTAERSALETLGEHVTRIRMLEGDVDPRTADRLIEATRDLANGLRGDEVAFSQAQDRLEGLEFDGSS
- a CDS encoding lysylphosphatidylglycerol synthase transmembrane domain-containing protein, giving the protein MKRRIALGFVFAVALLALLVRAVGSQDIVAELSKANFRLLGLGLLSGLLALTFRGLVWERFISLVDDTMPRSRIAGIFLTAMFVKYATPYGQLATEPFVAYLVSRDGEMAYEDGLASIISADLLNYVPYYTFGFLALGMIAAGGAIGTGMSTQLTAFAVLFVVVASLVFVGVRRPIVVYRLVLGIAGVGRRIVGRFTDRFDQQLSDGAVRSRLDGFYTTVETITADKRTLVIASVYAHLGMAFLMLPVYIGAIALGYHLTLPVVAIVVALGKLGSVVPSPGGTGGVEAIVTAGLTTLGSLEPAAALTVALIYRLSTYWLTIGVGGISAAGLFIRGR